In Miscanthus floridulus cultivar M001 chromosome 5, ASM1932011v1, whole genome shotgun sequence, one genomic interval encodes:
- the LOC136451861 gene encoding uncharacterized protein has protein sequence MYAAPTTATMPPAVTHDDLSLRKAQERRPARSGGQVAVSLVALSVLCGLVAFILCLAAEGSRSEAHVSHYLMTVGGSQEQLDVCVYNSSGRLALAYAVGAFILLAVAMFAEHAYMLVAVAAPESTSPGLAVAQDHPRVASTAAALTWQTGCLFFLNWICFGLAEVMLMIGIAVESGHMSDWRKPRPVCHRVRPGMFAAAGILGLITVVVGFVGYITAVQAQRLRGQQYHHGGGGHFVGYGPPHPGAQHQHLRPPVPHPHGPHPHPVPSAPEITAAPCQVQPSRASLITKEAADV, from the exons ATGTACGCGGCGCCGACGACAGCGACGATGCCGCCGGCCGTGACGCACGACGACCTGTCGCTGCGCAAGGCGCAGGAGCGGCGCCCCGCGCGGTCCGGCGGCCAGgtcgccgtctccctcgtcgCGCTCTCCGTGCTCTGCGGCCTCGTCGCCTTCATCCTCTGCCTCGCCGCCGAGGGGTCGCGCTCAGAGGCACAT gTGTCGCACTACCTCATGACCGTGGGCGGCAGCCAGGAGCAGCTGGACGTGTGCGTCTACAACAGCAGCGGCCGCCTCGCGCTAGCGTACGCCGTCGGCGCCTTCATCCTCCTCGCCGTCGCCATGTTCGCGGAGCACGCCTACATGCTGGTCGCCGTCGCCGCCCCGGAGTCCACCTCCCCCGGCCTCGCCGTCGCCCAGGACCACCCGCGCGTCGCGTCCACCGCCGCCGCGCTCACCTGGCAGACcggctgcctcttcttccttaaTT GGATTTGCTTCGGGCTCGCCGAGGTGATGCTCATGATCGGCATCGCCGTGGAGTCCGGCCACATGAGCGACTGGCGGAAGCCGCGGCCCGTGTGCCACCGGGTGCGCCCGGGGATGTTCGCGGCAGCGGGCATCCTGGGGCTCATCACCGTCGTCGTCGGCTTCGTGGGCTACATCACGGCCGTGCAGGCGCAGCGCCTGCGGGGACAGCAGTAccaccacggcggcggcggccacttCGTGGGCTACGGCCCTCCCCATCCGGGCGCGCAGCACCAGCACCTGCGCCCGCCGGTGCCGCACCCACACGGGCCACACCCTCATCCGGTGCCGTCCGCGCCGGAGATAACGGCGGCGCCGTGCCAGGTGCAACCCAGCCGTGCGTCTCTCATCACCAAGGAGGCCGCCGACGTGTGA